One window from the genome of Pseudoalteromonas sp. '520P1 No. 423' encodes:
- a CDS encoding tryptophan hydroxylase → MNILVIGAGPAGLMFSSQIKKLNPDWHINIIEKNNQDESVGWGVVLPGRAPHHPANPLSYLSNHESLDAQYIEEFKLTHHNDSALTKTGVTLCGAERKSMVHELRQLCIGLGISIEYEKPASKLVDLQCNKYDLVVVSNGINHTSTYYKEALKPKVEFGKNRYMWYGTTKKFDEMNLIFKTKAKGIFVAHCYKYSSNMSTFVVECSEETYINSGLDEMSTQNAEAFIASVFEEELDGQTVISPKGLKWRNFMTLSHEQAYSDNIVLLGDALQSGHFSIGHGTTMAVVGAQMLVKSVYDHSDNIATALEDFNQNVMPVMQLFDQHASTSRLWFESVEDRMHLSTPELAQSFATRRNQLPPLPPALGQALEKALARGEK, encoded by the coding sequence ATGAATATTCTTGTGATCGGTGCAGGTCCAGCAGGTCTTATGTTTTCTAGTCAAATCAAAAAACTAAACCCTGATTGGCATATCAATATTATAGAAAAAAATAATCAAGATGAAAGTGTTGGTTGGGGTGTTGTGTTGCCAGGTAGAGCACCACATCATCCTGCGAATCCGCTGTCATATTTATCTAATCATGAATCATTAGATGCGCAATACATAGAAGAGTTTAAGCTTACACATCATAATGACTCAGCCTTAACTAAAACCGGCGTCACTTTATGTGGTGCCGAGCGTAAATCTATGGTGCATGAACTTCGTCAATTATGTATTGGTTTAGGTATTTCGATTGAATATGAAAAACCGGCATCAAAACTCGTTGACCTACAATGTAACAAATATGATTTAGTTGTTGTTTCAAATGGTATTAATCATACATCAACGTACTATAAAGAAGCATTAAAGCCTAAAGTTGAATTCGGTAAAAATCGTTATATGTGGTACGGGACGACTAAAAAGTTTGATGAAATGAATTTAATTTTCAAAACGAAAGCTAAAGGTATTTTTGTTGCTCACTGTTATAAATATTCCAGTAATATGAGTACTTTTGTTGTTGAATGTAGTGAAGAAACGTATATAAATTCAGGTCTTGATGAAATGTCGACTCAAAATGCCGAAGCCTTTATTGCTTCAGTATTTGAAGAAGAGTTAGACGGTCAAACGGTTATATCACCAAAAGGGCTCAAATGGCGTAACTTCATGACATTGAGTCATGAACAAGCCTATAGCGATAATATTGTTTTACTAGGTGATGCACTGCAATCAGGACATTTTTCTATTGGTCACGGTACGACTATGGCTGTAGTTGGCGCACAAATGTTAGTTAAATCGGTTTACGATCATAGTGATAATATTGCTACGGCGTTAGAAGATTTTAACCAAAATGTGATGCCTGTCATGCAATTGTTTGATCAACATGCAAGTACTAGCCGATTATGGTTTGAAAGCGTAGAAGACCGCATGCATTTATCAACTCCTGAGCTAGCACAAAGCTTTGCGACGCGCAGAAACCAATTACCTCCTCTACCGCCAGCGTTAGGACAAGCACTTGAAAAAGCTTTAGCGCGAGGAGAAAAGTAA
- a CDS encoding MATE family efflux transporter, translating into MTTNTLELEDQPEQLQSPLLTDTVFKQFSFLAIPAILGMLINGMYSFVDALFISQGIGANAMGAVSAVFPIQMFLISISTMIGSGMASVVARYLGAKRQQDADTVFSTSFLLAVISALIFCLLIYITRDAIYELLAVPVALRFEANSYITPIIIFWVIGFISNQITEGFRASGNPKAMMQVLSTASILNIILDALFIFVFEWGIAGAAWATIIAITLGLLMAMQLQKKGESAVRFSWCKLISPIKFHLKILGLGLPVLLSHGGFSVTLAVTVYSISTVFIGVSEPLIAAHGILIRCFMFLFLPIIGMMVALQTLSGYNYGAGKYHRVKQAYFVAIATSTIWGAIVTFILCFNSDWLLTMFTDDIEVIELGSELAPICFAGFITASFCMMSSGLFQGLGRALPATLLDAARTYVLLLPLMYFLPSLIGEQGVWFAFPIADLAGGLFAVSFSLFHLNKLTKETKY; encoded by the coding sequence ATGACCACTAACACCTTAGAGCTTGAAGATCAGCCAGAACAATTGCAGTCTCCTTTATTAACAGACACTGTTTTTAAACAATTCAGTTTTCTAGCTATTCCAGCTATTTTGGGGATGCTAATCAATGGTATGTATAGTTTTGTAGATGCTTTATTTATTTCTCAAGGGATTGGAGCTAATGCCATGGGGGCTGTTTCTGCTGTATTTCCAATTCAAATGTTTTTAATCTCAATTAGCACTATGATAGGTAGCGGAATGGCCTCTGTTGTTGCGCGTTATTTAGGTGCAAAAAGACAGCAAGATGCTGATACCGTTTTTTCAACTTCATTTTTATTGGCTGTCATAAGCGCACTTATTTTTTGCCTATTAATTTATATAACGCGAGATGCTATTTATGAATTATTGGCAGTTCCTGTTGCATTACGCTTTGAAGCTAATAGCTACATTACCCCTATCATTATATTTTGGGTGATTGGTTTCATTAGCAACCAAATAACCGAGGGATTTCGTGCTTCAGGAAATCCAAAAGCGATGATGCAGGTACTATCAACAGCTTCAATTCTCAACATCATTTTAGATGCGTTGTTTATATTTGTATTTGAATGGGGCATAGCTGGTGCTGCTTGGGCAACGATAATTGCAATTACACTAGGTTTATTAATGGCTATGCAATTACAGAAAAAAGGGGAAAGCGCGGTAAGATTTAGCTGGTGTAAGCTTATTAGCCCAATAAAGTTTCACCTAAAAATATTAGGTTTAGGATTGCCTGTATTATTATCCCACGGTGGTTTTTCAGTGACGCTTGCAGTAACCGTTTATTCTATTTCAACTGTATTTATAGGTGTATCAGAGCCGTTAATCGCTGCACATGGCATATTAATAAGGTGCTTTATGTTCTTGTTTTTACCAATAATAGGCATGATGGTTGCCCTGCAAACCTTATCTGGATATAACTATGGCGCAGGTAAATACCATAGGGTAAAACAGGCTTACTTTGTCGCTATTGCAACGAGTACTATTTGGGGCGCAATTGTAACATTCATTTTATGCTTCAATTCAGACTGGTTACTTACCATGTTTACAGATGATATAGAGGTTATTGAACTTGGTAGTGAGCTAGCACCAATTTGTTTTGCTGGATTCATTACAGCGAGTTTTTGTATGATGTCTAGTGGACTATTTCAAGGTTTAGGTCGAGCTTTACCGGCAACATTATTAGATGCAGCTAGAACCTATGTATTACTTTTACCATTGATGTACTTTTTACCAAGTCTGATTGGCGAACAAGGCGTTTGGTTTGCATTTCCTATCGCCGATTTAGCAGGAGGACTATTTGCAGTTTCTTTTTCTTTATTTCATTTAAATAAACTAACAAAAGAAACGAAATACTAG
- a CDS encoding glycine betaine ABC transporter substrate-binding protein, giving the protein MGSSTDQWVALRKGLIHLQVEVWQSERIGPFRTYVNKGFIVDVGSHQAIGREDWWYPEYVEKSCSGLPDWRALNNCASIFNLDNNAEKGIFYTGPWNYRDADLIRALKLNFTIERLKDANTIWQKLKQAQESNQPIVILNWTPNWIDVRIKGIFVEFPEYEEACEFYPT; this is encoded by the coding sequence TTGGGCAGTTCTACGGATCAGTGGGTCGCTTTGAGAAAGGGCCTAATTCATTTACAAGTAGAGGTTTGGCAAAGTGAGCGTATAGGGCCCTTTAGAACTTATGTAAATAAAGGTTTTATTGTTGATGTTGGTAGTCATCAAGCTATTGGTCGGGAAGATTGGTGGTATCCAGAGTATGTAGAAAAAAGCTGTAGTGGATTACCAGATTGGCGCGCATTAAATAATTGTGCAAGTATTTTTAATCTTGATAACAACGCTGAAAAAGGAATTTTTTATACCGGACCATGGAATTATCGCGATGCTGATTTAATTAGGGCGCTTAAATTAAACTTCACTATAGAAAGGTTAAAAGATGCAAATACGATTTGGCAAAAATTAAAACAAGCACAAGAATCAAATCAACCTATCGTTATACTTAACTGGACACCTAATTGGATTGATGTGCGTATTAAAGGTATATTTGTTGAATTCCCTGAGTATGAAGAAGCATGTGAATTTTATCCCACTTGA
- a CDS encoding NAD(P)/FAD-dependent oxidoreductase: MKKIILVGGGLAGSLTAIFLARKGLEIHVIEKRGNPLLDQSDYIDQVSSRAIGVSMTVRGIEAVVEAGIPLKELQACGIEVSGMSLFVAGKNKIRELPPLDKLKPLSLSRSAFQLLLNKYAEKAGVNYHYNQRCIEVNLNKCHLLTKDLNDNFIEHSGDLLIGADGARSCVRDAMQTHCRRFEFEQTFFKHGYKTLVIPDAKKVGLRPDLLHFFGMDSHGQFAGRAATIPDGSISFAVCLPFKGKVSLHTDDKVAMREFFDRYYSMVPKHIRQELLEQFMVKPSNDLINVRSSTFHYKDKALLIGDSAHATAPFLGQGMNMALEDAYVLSCLFDKYDANLSKILPDFTTLRKVEADAMQDMARANYEVLSCSNPIFFLRARYLRYMGQKLPKLYPPDMAEKLYFTSMKYSKIRHFQQKQNVWYKIGRLN; the protein is encoded by the coding sequence ATGAAAAAAATAATCCTTGTTGGCGGCGGTCTAGCTGGCAGTCTTACAGCAATATTTTTAGCGAGAAAAGGACTCGAAATTCATGTTATTGAAAAGCGAGGAAATCCTTTACTCGATCAAAGTGATTACATAGACCAAGTTAGCTCAAGGGCAATAGGTGTCAGTATGACTGTCCGTGGCATAGAGGCTGTTGTTGAAGCTGGCATTCCACTTAAAGAGCTTCAAGCCTGTGGTATAGAAGTATCAGGTATGTCTTTATTTGTTGCCGGTAAAAATAAAATAAGAGAACTCCCTCCATTAGATAAGTTAAAACCATTGTCTCTTAGTCGCAGTGCTTTTCAGTTATTACTCAATAAATATGCAGAAAAAGCAGGCGTTAATTACCATTACAACCAGCGCTGCATTGAAGTTAATTTAAATAAATGTCACCTGTTAACTAAAGATTTAAATGATAATTTTATTGAGCACTCAGGTGACTTATTAATTGGTGCGGATGGCGCACGCTCTTGTGTAAGAGATGCCATGCAAACTCACTGTCGACGATTTGAATTTGAGCAAACATTTTTTAAACATGGGTATAAAACCTTAGTTATTCCAGATGCTAAAAAAGTCGGCTTAAGGCCTGATCTTTTACACTTTTTTGGCATGGACTCTCATGGTCAATTTGCAGGTAGGGCAGCAACGATCCCTGATGGCAGTATCAGCTTCGCGGTTTGCCTACCCTTTAAAGGAAAAGTAAGTCTACATACAGATGATAAAGTCGCCATGCGAGAATTTTTTGACCGATATTACTCTATGGTACCTAAACATATTCGCCAAGAGTTACTAGAACAATTTATGGTTAAGCCGAGTAATGATCTTATTAATGTGCGCTCATCTACTTTTCACTATAAAGATAAAGCCTTACTGATTGGCGACTCTGCGCATGCAACAGCGCCATTTTTAGGTCAAGGCATGAATATGGCTCTTGAAGACGCTTATGTTTTATCATGCTTATTTGATAAATATGATGCTAATTTAAGTAAAATTTTACCTGACTTTACAACCTTACGAAAAGTAGAAGCCGATGCAATGCAAGACATGGCAAGAGCAAATTATGAAGTATTAAGTTGTTCAAACCCTATTTTCTTCCTAAGAGCCAGATACTTACGTTATATGGGTCAAAAACTTCCAAAGCTTTACCCGCCAGATATGGCAGAGAAATTATATTTCACTTCAATGAAATACAGCAAAATTAGACACTTTCAACAAAAACAAAATGTTTGGTACAAAATAGGGAGATTAAATTAA
- a CDS encoding FAD-dependent oxidoreductase, whose translation MSNQENTISIVGAGVSGIMCALTLANFHLGSKKVIKVFEHKKRVGGRAHAIKVQEQFIDLGAGRFSPQLHKNINELIAHFNIEHESFPFTQLTRPQELHSELKEILNKLKPLCAEHKDESFLDFLTSYLGEEQSKDIINALGYDSLSLPFITPNIAYDIIEKHPEIQGFSDNAGYTWRNLKAGFCTLPQILYKKAVELGVEFHFDYELITIDTHIKKPALTLKNSDDEIIRITQGDMIVTLPPTAMSRLNCNFPQDWTHYTYGSIPLFKGFLFYDTSWWQELSLTDHVIITNNPIRKLYFKDNRYIFFYTDSEYANFWQETSQHGEEHYLKTVKELMAEAIQCHIDQIPDPIEQTHKYWIHGVEFSKECSPTHPLSFVHKKSKIISASDAYTPHCGWMEGGIMAGKSAALKLLKRIEAEEESMTDSHE comes from the coding sequence ATGTCGAATCAAGAAAATACTATATCCATTGTAGGGGCTGGAGTTTCAGGGATTATGTGCGCGCTTACGCTCGCTAATTTCCATCTAGGTAGCAAAAAAGTAATTAAAGTTTTTGAACATAAAAAACGTGTCGGCGGCAGAGCGCATGCAATTAAAGTTCAAGAACAGTTTATTGATCTTGGGGCTGGTCGATTTTCACCACAACTTCATAAAAATATTAATGAATTGATAGCACATTTTAATATTGAACATGAAAGTTTTCCTTTTACACAATTAACACGACCACAAGAACTTCATAGTGAATTAAAGGAGATTTTAAACAAATTAAAGCCTTTGTGTGCTGAACACAAAGATGAATCCTTTTTGGATTTTTTAACCTCTTATTTAGGTGAAGAACAAAGTAAAGATATTATCAATGCGCTTGGATATGATTCTTTATCCTTGCCATTTATCACCCCCAATATTGCTTACGATATTATTGAAAAGCACCCTGAGATCCAAGGGTTCTCTGATAACGCGGGATATACATGGCGAAACCTTAAGGCCGGATTTTGCACTTTACCTCAAATCTTATATAAAAAAGCAGTTGAATTAGGTGTTGAGTTTCATTTTGATTATGAGCTTATTACAATTGATACCCATATAAAAAAACCGGCTTTAACTTTAAAAAATAGTGATGATGAGATTATTCGAATAACCCAAGGGGATATGATCGTCACATTGCCACCAACAGCAATGAGCAGGCTCAATTGTAACTTTCCGCAAGATTGGACCCATTATACTTATGGTTCTATTCCTCTCTTCAAAGGTTTTCTTTTCTACGATACATCATGGTGGCAAGAATTATCATTAACAGATCATGTCATCATCACCAATAACCCAATACGAAAGCTGTACTTTAAAGATAATAGATACATCTTTTTTTACACTGATAGTGAATACGCTAATTTCTGGCAAGAAACCAGTCAACATGGCGAAGAACATTACTTAAAAACAGTAAAAGAATTGATGGCTGAAGCAATTCAGTGCCACATAGATCAAATTCCAGATCCAATTGAACAGACTCATAAATATTGGATACATGGTGTTGAATTTTCCAAAGAGTGTAGTCCAACCCACCCTCTGAGTTTTGTACACAAAAAAAGTAAAATAATTTCCGCTTCTGATGCTTATACACCCCACTGTGGTTGGATGGAAGGAGGCATTATGGCTGGTAAAAGTGCGGCCTTAAAACTTCTAAAACGGATTGAAGCTGAAGAAGAAAGCATGACCGATAGTCATGAATAA
- the trpS gene encoding tryptophan--tRNA ligase, producing the protein MTHKILTGDRPTGPLHLGHYVGSLKNRIELQNQYSQTILIADLQGLTDNGHNPQKVSGNILNVLADYLAVGICPTKTTICLQSALPALSELAMFYANLVSVSRLERNPTVKAEIASKQFGNSIPAGFFSYPISQAADITAFDATLVPVGDDQLPMIEITNEIVRKLNNIAQQPVLIEAKPLLSDTPRLPGVDGKAKMSKSLGNVITFGSSDDMIVKAVRAMYTDSNHLRVDDPGQVEGNVVFTYLDAFHEDKTYIAQLKNHYASGGLGDSKLKGILSDCLINLITPIRAKRERYLADKAELISILKSGTELANQQTQAVSQRVKSAFGLNLF; encoded by the coding sequence ATGACTCATAAAATTTTAACAGGTGACAGACCTACAGGACCACTTCATTTAGGCCATTATGTTGGTTCGTTAAAAAATAGAATTGAATTACAAAACCAGTATTCACAAACAATCTTAATTGCTGATTTACAAGGCCTTACTGATAACGGTCATAACCCACAAAAAGTGTCGGGCAATATTTTAAATGTTTTGGCTGATTATCTTGCTGTTGGTATTTGTCCTACAAAAACTACTATTTGTTTGCAATCAGCTTTACCTGCTTTATCTGAACTTGCCATGTTTTATGCAAACTTGGTATCTGTTTCACGTTTAGAAAGAAATCCAACCGTTAAAGCTGAAATTGCCAGTAAGCAATTTGGTAACTCTATTCCTGCTGGTTTTTTTAGTTACCCAATTAGCCAAGCTGCCGATATTACAGCTTTTGATGCGACTTTAGTTCCTGTTGGCGATGATCAGTTACCTATGATAGAAATTACCAATGAAATAGTAAGAAAATTAAACAATATTGCACAGCAGCCTGTTTTAATTGAAGCGAAACCATTATTGAGTGATACACCTAGATTACCGGGTGTAGATGGTAAAGCTAAAATGTCTAAATCACTGGGTAATGTGATTACTTTTGGTAGTAGTGATGACATGATAGTAAAAGCTGTTCGCGCTATGTATACCGATTCAAATCACTTAAGAGTAGACGATCCTGGGCAAGTAGAAGGTAATGTTGTATTTACTTATTTAGATGCTTTTCATGAAGATAAAACCTATATCGCACAACTTAAAAACCATTATGCATCTGGTGGGTTAGGGGACAGTAAATTAAAAGGTATTTTAAGTGATTGTTTAATTAATCTAATCACACCGATCAGAGCTAAGAGAGAGCGTTACTTAGCTGATAAAGCAGAACTCATTTCTATTCTTAAATCTGGAACTGAGCTGGCAAACCAACAAACTCAGGCCGTCTCTCAGCGTGTTAAATCAGCTTTTGGATTAAATTTATTCTGA
- the vioE gene encoding violacein biosynthesis enzyme VioE, whose amino-acid sequence MQFNKITKVAPLLPEQWSSSYISYWIPMQPDDDITSGYCWFDYKKNVCRIDGLFNPWSEKKKGHRLWMSEIMYPSTDESFKSKVSYTRNDMTKTSAFEAAVLNDEIDPCHELILTQDVLITCNAQYIGTSNILGHEVDEWFFQRPNGKGPATYYFISDTNHLVRMITGDPKVQASVRDFPNFNTYKISQKTFQPEPLNK is encoded by the coding sequence ATGCAGTTTAATAAAATAACAAAAGTCGCTCCTTTATTACCTGAACAATGGAGTAGCAGTTACATTTCATATTGGATTCCTATGCAGCCTGACGATGATATTACTTCAGGGTACTGTTGGTTCGATTATAAAAAAAATGTTTGTCGCATTGATGGTTTATTTAACCCTTGGTCTGAGAAAAAAAAGGGTCACAGATTATGGATGTCTGAAATCATGTACCCCAGTACTGATGAATCATTTAAATCTAAAGTGTCATATACGCGGAACGATATGACAAAGACTTCTGCATTTGAAGCTGCAGTATTAAATGATGAAATAGACCCTTGTCATGAACTGATACTTACGCAAGATGTATTAATAACATGCAATGCACAATATATTGGTACATCTAATATTCTAGGTCATGAAGTTGATGAATGGTTTTTTCAACGTCCTAATGGCAAAGGACCTGCTACTTATTACTTTATAAGTGATACCAATCACTTAGTACGTATGATAACCGGAGATCCAAAAGTACAGGCGTCAGTAAGAGACTTTCCAAACTTCAATACTTATAAAATTTCTCAAAAAACATTTCAACCTGAACCCTTAAATAAATAA
- the vioB gene encoding iminophenyl-pyruvate dimer synthase VioB, with protein sequence MSILDFPRVHFKGVARVNVPTANRNINNTLDITTNTVLQNGAAFDLKQHPSKCHEYLKAFEPKFNAQGQEDKAGQFNHVTGYNMIGNNHFSWENTFVTSVQLKHGSYQTDDPLVGSKLALWGHYNEYLRTSFNRARWVDNDPTRRDSALIYAGQLTISDGDASANTAHILSSDIDCTHGVRWLNPGYIVNKPKHFMQDEMAEARLFQFSVSKDNENFIFNQLNIDSAFLEQLKITLEDPEVLGLTVQYCISNLSPPSQPDTPVFCDLQGTISVWRKQDMATSPTGRILQPDDTSQFSPIAVKIKDNWVSFNMPISIPYQSYAEVLPVQSGLPPKLTHKAALGDLILKSDSGKTLAVLPESVYQQANNSTGVFDVPLLVNDAQLETQSLSLQSNQHNWHETDWHIQAEQHIIAIESANPKSDYKSTHAIDVFSYFRGKPHPINKLIPNITTPNNLRCDVYIETDKSGRGQLNIESLAPGSGELFLGEHHSPVQVRILSDDWSLLDVADENVDYDFLYHNVMGYYELLYPFMADKVFSMADKCKCETYARLMWQMCDPKNRDKSYYMPSTREMSSVKSHLFLKYLSNVEQSAMPKELPPLEPQFTAQGSIKTKAQLISKLRDAVDLELSIMLQYLYSAYSLPTYAAGEQYVESERWTQAQLELVNGSKERRKNSGWRGAILEIAHEEMIHYLVINNILMSLGEPFYPGEPVFAQAAKEKFGLDTEFSFEPFSEHIIAKFVRFEWPHFFPSVGKSIADFYNEIRIAINEIPDLYTQDMNKQGGEHHLFLNEIINRAYPNYQFEVYDKETALFAIDFVTEQGEGASADSPQFEHSHFNRLRSISKNLTLSDIPFEPAYPVLKNPVISQRAGCNVVTNPNARALMTLYQGCHELMFKMMMQHFAQTSKGSMRRSRLMNAAIDLMTGILRPLSVHLMTLPSGTAGRNAGPPLPQAIKFKATSNYEKGCLALAQACKELAETAKEIKATPPETQIELLEFYQKQMTELATNKLSREG encoded by the coding sequence ATGAGTATTCTCGATTTTCCACGAGTTCATTTTAAAGGTGTGGCGCGTGTTAACGTGCCAACAGCAAACAGAAATATCAATAATACACTCGATATAACAACAAATACTGTTTTACAAAATGGTGCAGCTTTTGATTTAAAACAACACCCAAGTAAATGTCATGAATATTTAAAAGCTTTTGAACCTAAATTCAATGCGCAAGGCCAAGAAGATAAAGCAGGACAATTTAATCATGTTACTGGTTATAACATGATAGGTAATAACCATTTTTCTTGGGAGAATACTTTTGTCACATCGGTTCAATTAAAACATGGCAGTTACCAAACAGATGATCCGCTGGTAGGTAGTAAATTGGCATTATGGGGTCATTATAATGAGTATTTAAGGACATCTTTTAATCGTGCTCGGTGGGTTGATAACGATCCAACTCGACGAGATTCGGCATTAATATATGCTGGGCAATTAACTATTAGTGATGGAGATGCGAGTGCGAATACCGCTCATATATTATCTTCAGATATAGATTGCACTCACGGTGTGCGCTGGCTAAACCCAGGGTACATTGTTAATAAGCCAAAACATTTCATGCAAGATGAAATGGCTGAAGCAAGGTTATTTCAATTTTCAGTGAGTAAAGACAATGAAAACTTTATATTTAATCAGCTTAATATTGATTCAGCATTCTTAGAGCAGTTAAAGATTACACTTGAAGATCCTGAGGTACTAGGCTTAACAGTTCAGTACTGTATTTCTAATTTATCTCCCCCCAGCCAACCAGATACCCCTGTATTTTGTGATTTACAAGGCACTATCAGTGTGTGGCGTAAACAAGATATGGCAACCAGCCCTACTGGCAGGATCCTACAACCAGATGATACCTCTCAATTTTCACCAATAGCGGTAAAAATAAAAGATAATTGGGTCAGTTTTAATATGCCCATTAGCATTCCATATCAAAGTTATGCTGAGGTGTTGCCAGTTCAAAGCGGTCTGCCGCCAAAACTAACCCACAAAGCCGCTCTTGGTGATTTAATATTAAAATCAGATTCAGGAAAAACGCTCGCTGTTTTACCTGAATCCGTATACCAACAAGCCAATAACAGTACTGGTGTATTTGATGTGCCTTTACTCGTTAATGATGCGCAACTAGAAACGCAATCACTCAGTTTACAGTCAAATCAGCATAACTGGCATGAAACTGATTGGCACATACAAGCTGAACAGCACATCATCGCAATTGAATCGGCAAATCCTAAATCTGATTATAAAAGTACACACGCTATCGATGTATTTAGTTATTTCAGAGGTAAACCCCACCCTATTAATAAATTAATTCCTAATATAACAACGCCTAACAATTTACGGTGTGATGTTTATATCGAAACTGATAAAAGTGGTAGAGGTCAACTCAATATTGAAAGCTTAGCGCCTGGTAGCGGTGAATTGTTTTTAGGTGAGCACCATAGCCCAGTACAAGTTCGCATACTCAGTGATGATTGGTCTTTACTCGATGTCGCAGATGAAAATGTAGATTATGATTTCCTTTATCATAATGTAATGGGCTATTACGAACTACTTTATCCTTTTATGGCTGACAAAGTATTTAGTATGGCCGATAAGTGTAAATGTGAGACTTATGCCCGTTTAATGTGGCAAATGTGCGACCCTAAAAACCGCGACAAAAGTTATTACATGCCTAGTACTCGAGAAATGTCCTCGGTTAAGTCACATTTATTTCTGAAATATTTAAGTAATGTTGAGCAATCAGCAATGCCTAAAGAGCTACCGCCATTAGAGCCCCAGTTTACTGCGCAAGGTAGTATTAAAACTAAAGCTCAGTTAATAAGCAAGCTACGTGATGCGGTAGATTTAGAGTTATCGATTATGTTGCAATATCTTTATAGCGCCTATTCGTTACCTACCTATGCTGCAGGGGAGCAATATGTAGAGTCAGAACGTTGGACACAAGCTCAGTTAGAGTTAGTTAACGGTTCCAAGGAAAGGCGAAAAAACAGTGGTTGGCGAGGTGCTATTTTAGAGATCGCCCATGAAGAAATGATACATTATTTGGTCATCAATAATATCTTGATGTCTCTAGGTGAGCCTTTCTACCCTGGAGAGCCTGTTTTTGCACAAGCCGCCAAAGAGAAGTTTGGCTTAGATACTGAATTTTCTTTTGAGCCTTTTTCTGAGCATATTATTGCTAAGTTTGTCCGCTTTGAATGGCCTCATTTCTTTCCTTCTGTTGGTAAGTCGATAGCCGATTTTTATAACGAAATTCGTATTGCTATCAACGAAATACCCGACTTATATACCCAAGACATGAATAAGCAAGGTGGTGAACATCACTTATTTTTAAACGAAATAATAAACCGTGCTTATCCTAATTATCAGTTTGAAGTTTATGATAAAGAAACTGCATTATTTGCTATCGACTTTGTTACCGAGCAAGGTGAAGGCGCTAGTGCTGATTCTCCACAATTTGAACATAGCCATTTTAACCGCTTAAGATCTATATCTAAAAACCTCACTCTTAGCGACATTCCTTTTGAACCTGCTTATCCCGTTTTAAAAAATCCAGTGATAAGTCAGCGAGCAGGGTGCAATGTTGTTACAAACCCGAATGCCAGAGCTTTAATGACGCTTTATCAAGGTTGTCATGAACTGATGTTTAAAATGATGATGCAACATTTTGCACAAACTTCAAAAGGGAGTATGCGTCGATCTCGATTAATGAATGCCGCTATAGATTTAATGACAGGTATTTTAAGGCCTTTATCAGTGCACCTTATGACTTTACCGTCTGGAACTGCAGGTCGAAATGCAGGTCCCCCACTACCTCAAGCTATTAAATTTAAAGCGACATCAAATTACGAAAAAGGCTGCCTTGCATTAGCGCAAGCGTGTAAAGAACTTGCTGAAACAGCCAAAGAAATAAAAGCAACCCCACCAGAAACACAAATAGAATTACTTGAGTTTTATCAAAAACAAATGACTGAACTCGCAACAAATAAATTATCAAGGGAAGGTTAA